In one Silene latifolia isolate original U9 population chromosome 10, ASM4854445v1, whole genome shotgun sequence genomic region, the following are encoded:
- the LOC141605410 gene encoding uncharacterized protein LOC141605410 produces MFITWNVNVNVNHPSLLHLHLHLHLLPINSSNPNTNNKYFGIRNYPFQFHYFTNPKSKSSSLTLVTHARKKKNNNPDPSPVLKPTIIQQISEDNNDDVDTYDDDDGLLVDDEFADEEFLEDGDYFEDELVSENAEVYAGDGAEGGGISLAGTWWDREALSIAENVAESFEGDLGMYAFRTLVNSTIQVRVEKLSTKSGSPAMSDIEAFSKAYRARLDEAELAKTIPENVTLEVSSPGVERVIRIPQDLDRFKERPMYVKYITEVAATGDLSENDGVFRLVSFDIETNSCTWGLADVRINREKAGKGRPMSKKQREWRLTTPFDSIRLVRIYSEL; encoded by the exons ATGTTCATCACTTGGAATGTGAATGTGAATGTGAACCACCCTtctcttcttcatcttcatcttcatcttcatcttcttcccatTAATTCAAGCAACCcaaatactaacaacaaatacTTTGGTATTCGTAACTACCCTTTTCAATTTCATTACTTTACCAACCCCAAATCCAAATCCTCCTCACTTACATTAGTAACACATGcaagaaagaagaagaacaataatcctGACCCATCTCCTGTTCTCAAACCAACCATTATTCAACAAATTTCAGaagataataatgatgatgttgACACTTACGACGATGATGATGGTCTCCTGGTTGATGATGAATTTGCTGATG AGGAATTTCTGGAAGACGGGGATTACTTTGAGGATGAGTTAGTGTCAGAGAATGCAGAAGTTTAT GCTGGCGACGGAGCTGAAGGTGGGGGAATTTCTCTCGCTGGCACATGGTGGGATAGGGAAGCATTATCAATAGCTGAAAATGTTGCAGAATCCTTTGAAGGTGACTTGGGAATGTATGCCTTCAGAACTCTGGTGAACTCCACAATTCAAGTACGCGTTGAGAAGCTTTCCACCAA GTCTGGGTCTCCGGCTATGTCCGACATTGAAGCATTTTCAAAAGCCTACAGAGCACGGTTAGATGAGGCAGAACTTGCAAAAACCATACCTGAGAATGTAACTCTAGAG GTATCTTCTCCTGGAGTTGAAAGAGTCATCCGTATTCCTCAAGATCTTGACAGGTTCAAAGAAAGACCCATGTACGTCAAGTACATCACTGAGGTAGCAGCCACTGGTGATCTTAGTGAAAATGATGGTGTTTTCAGGCTTGTGTCGTTTGATATAGAAACAAATTCTTGCACATGGGGACTAGCTGATGTGAGAATCAATAGAGAGAAGGCAGGAAAAGGAAGACCAATGAGCAAAAAACAACGTGAATGGCGCCTGACAACTCCTTTCGATTCTATTCGCCTGGTTAGGATATACTCTGAACTTTGA
- the LOC141607333 gene encoding uncharacterized protein LOC141607333, giving the protein MEKIPNYDPRRQPPARGRGRDKGFFVGVGRGQTLHEYESDSEESNKTGEEVSEHTDEHLKLTLQCEIIEKPEQRIIVRFQEGLDKSIVAKVRIQPLWSYDDVINLSLIVEKMGKAKPTVSKTTTRPAFRPFAGVRIGNTHKPVVPPTLDKGNPPPPPMNQRTNPLVTEGKIKCFQCQGYDHFRKDCPSKRALTTMEVEEWEREGLVEYEEEENLVLEEMETEEGSRQDQVVAHPDIGHSLVLWRVMYSQQAPLDADQRSLIFRSRCTFHGMVYNLIIDGGSCTNLASITMVNKLNLVTQDHPNPYRLRWLNKGAEVKVDKQSLVLFSIGKVYKDKVLCDVVLMDACHLLLWRPWEFDRNKTHQGKENVYSFKHEGPTCIDPVVQESDLEGGDVFPKELPSGLPPLREIEHYIDLISGFVLPNRPAYRSNPAATKKLQHKIEELMSKGFVKESSSPCGVPALFVPKKDGTWRICTDSRAINNSIVKYRFPIPRIDDILDELSGARIFSKIDIRQGYHQVRIREGDKWKTAFKTKHGLYEWLSSSKEEHIRHLGVVFKILREQKLFGKLEKCTFMVEEVTFLGHIVSGKGALLQIQPVSVVVVYQWIRTRSLAIQSWPVPKTFTVVRRFHGLASFYRRFIKKISSVVAPITECMEKEEFQWINSAQQSFEKTKKLMCETP; this is encoded by the exons ATGGAGAAGATCCCAAACTATGATCCAAGAAGACAACCACCTGCGAGAGGAAGGGGAAGAGACAAAGGCTTCTTTGTGGGAGTGGGGAGAGGACAAACACTACATGAATATGAGTCAGACTCTGAAGAAAGCAACAAGACTGGGGAGGAGGTTTCTGAGCACACGGACGAGCATCTAAAG TTAACCTTGCAATGTGAGATTATTGAAAAACCTGAGCAAAGGATTATTGTTAGGTTTCAAGAGGGTCTTGATAAGAGTATTGTTGCAAAGGTTAGGATACAACCTTTATGGTCTTATGATGATGtgattaatttgtcattaatagtTGAGAAAATGGGAAAGGCTAAGCCTACAGTGTCTAAGACCACCACTAGACCTGCATTCAGACCATTTGCCGGTGTCAGGATTGGGAACACACATAAGCCAGTTGTCCCACCTACACTAGATAAAggaaaccccccccccccccccatgaaCCAGAGAACCAACCCACTTGTGACTGAGGGAAAGATTAAGTGCTTTCAGTGCCAAGGATATGACCACTTTaggaaggattgtccttctaaGAGAGCACTGACAACAATGGAAGTAGAAGAATGGGAAAGGGAAGGATTggttgagtatgaggaggaagagAACCTAGTTTTGGAGGAAATGGAAACTGAGGAGGGGTCACGCCAAGATCAGGTTGTGGCTCACCCTGACATAGGACATAGCTTGGTCTTATGGAGGGTCATGTACTCACAACAGGCACCATTGGACGCTGACCAGAGGTCCCTGATCTTCAGAAGTAGGTGCACATTTCATGGAATGGTCTATAACTTGATCATAGATGGAGGGAGCTGTACCAATTTGGCTTCCATCACTATGGTCAACAAGCTGAATTTGGTGACACAGGATCACCCAAATCCTTACAGGCTCAGATGGTTAAACAAGGGAGCAGAGGTTAAGGTTGATAAGCAAAGTCTAGTTCTATTCTCTATTGGGAAGGTGTACAAAGATAAGGTGCTATGTGATGTTGTACTCATGGATGCTTGCCACCTACTATTATGGAGGCCATGGGAATTTGACAGAAATAAAACTCATCAGGGCAAGGAAAATGTTTACAGTTTCAAACATGAAG GACCAACCTGTATTGATCCTGTTGTCCAAGAAAGTGACTTAGAAGGAGG AGATGTGTTTCCAAAAGAACTACCTAGTGGACTGCCACCCTTGAGGGAGATTGAGCACTATATTGATCTTATATCAGGCTTTGTGCTACCTAACAGGCCTGCTTATAGGAGTAATCCAGCAGCCACCAAGAAACTACAACACAAAATTGAGGAGCTTATGAGCAAGGGCTTTGTCAAGGAATCTTCAAGTCCTTGTGGAGTCCCTGCATTATTTGTTCCCAAGAAAGATGGGACATGGAGAATATGTACTGACAGTAGAGCCATTAACAACAGCATTGTCAAGTATAGGTTCCCAATCCCAAGAATAGATGATATACTTGATGAATTAAGTGGTGCCAGAATTTTCTCTAAGATTGATAtcaggcaagggtaccatcaggtgagaaTCAGGGAAGGAGATAAATGGAAGACTGCTTTTAAGACAAAGCATGGGTTATATGAGTGGCTT AGCAGCAGCAAGGAGGAGCATATCAGGCACCTTGGGGTGGTATTTAAAATTCTTAGGGAACAGAAGTTGTTTGGCAAGTTAGAAAAGTGCACCTTCATGGTTGAAGAGGTGACCTTTCTTGGCCACATTGTATCTGGGAAAggtgcactactacaaatccag cccgTATCTGTAGTAGTAGTGTATCAGTGGATCAGGACAAGATCTTTAGCAATTCAGTCATGGCCAGTCCCTAAGACATTCACTGTGGTCAGGAGATTCCATGGATTGGCTTCCTTTTATAGGAGGTTTATCAAAAAAATTAGCTCAGTTGTTGCACCCATTACTGAATGTATGGAGAAAGAAGAGTTCCAGTGGATTAATAGTGCTCAACAGTCCTTTGAGAAAACTAAGAAGCTGATGTGTGAGACTCCCTGA